Proteins co-encoded in one Micropterus dolomieu isolate WLL.071019.BEF.003 ecotype Adirondacks linkage group LG19, ASM2129224v1, whole genome shotgun sequence genomic window:
- the apln gene encoding apelin, whose amino-acid sequence MNVKILTLVIVLLVSLLCSASAGPMASTEHGRELEEAATVRKMVQQNPARGGQTHRPAGWKRRRPRPRLSHKGPMPF is encoded by the exons ATGAATGTGAAGATCCTGACGCTGGTGATTGTGCTCTTGGTGTCTCTGCTGTGTTCTGCCAGTGCTG GTCCCATGGCCTCCACGGAGCATGGCAGAGAGCTGGAAGAGGCAGCTACGGTGAGAAAAATGGTCCAGCAAAACCCTGCGAGGGGTGGTCAGACCCACAGACCAGCTGGCTGGAAGAGGAGACGCCCACGGCCACGTCTTTCCCACAAGGGGCCCATGCCATTCTAG